In Zea mays cultivar B73 chromosome 7, Zm-B73-REFERENCE-NAM-5.0, whole genome shotgun sequence, the following proteins share a genomic window:
- the LOC100280976 gene encoding uncharacterized protein LOC100280976 precursor produces the protein MAMAKASILATFAAVAALAAVQLAAAADHPVGGDGSWDASGTTGYDAWSAKQTFKQGDTLSFKFAPSHDVTEVSKAGYDACSGSNPVKSYTGGSASVKLSAPGKRYFICSVPGHCAAGMKLEVTVAAAAVTAAPAPAKTTKPRHQRSVSPTPAPAAAPAAPSTDEMPTVSSPTAAPAPKSSDASTLGAKAVVGLAVATMLTFLAM, from the exons ATGGCAATGGCCAAGGCCAGCATCCTCGCCACCTTCGCGGCCGTGGCAGCTCTGGCGGCGGTGCAGCTCGCCGCGGCGGCGGACCACCCCGTGGGAGGCGACGGCTCCTGGGACGCCAGCGGCACCACCGGCTACGACGCCTGGTCCGCCAAGCAGACGTTCAAGCAGGGCGACACCTTGT CGTTCAAGTTCGCGCCGTCGCACGACGTGACGGAGGTGAGCAAGGCCGGCTACGACGCCTGCTCCGGCAGCAACCCCGTGAAGTCCTACACCGGCGGCAGCGCCTCCGTGAAGCTGTCGGCCCCAGGGAAGCGCTACTTCATCTGCAGCGTGCCCGGCCACTGCGCCGCGGGTatgaagctggaggtcaccgtcgccgccgccgcggtCACCGCCGCGCCGGCCCCCGCCAAGACGACCAAGCCCCGGCACCAGAGGAGCGTCTCCCCGACCCCGGCCCCTGCCGCGGCTCCGGCTGCGCCGTCCACCGACGAGATGCCCACCGTGTCCTCGCCCACCGCGGCGCCGGCGCCCAAGTCCTCTGACGCCTCCACGCTTGGAGCCAAGGCTGTCGTGGGGCTCGCCGTCGCCACGATGCTCACCTTCTTGGCCATGTGA
- the LOC103631869 gene encoding vegetative cell wall protein gp1: MRGGCYVGKATKIFLALLAALAVVGVVLAFRAVLHRAAKSSPASASSACAAADACQPVLPDTDPAYRSPATAARPPPTPTPAQDPAFPSPDAAAWPPPPSRPTAVPDTPLSPPPPPVPVLQPPEQQLPAPAFQSPPPPVPVLPPPEQQLPPPAFPSPPPPLAEIASPPPPDQLLPSPPPPALPSPDAPPPAPEAPSPTAS, encoded by the coding sequence GCCCTCGCCGTCGTCGGCGTCGTCCTCGCCTTCCGCGCCGTCCTCCACCGCGCCGCCAAGTCCAGCCCCGCCTCCGCATCGTCCGCgtgcgccgccgccgacgcgtGCCAGCCCGTCCTGCCCGACACGGACCCCGCATACCGCTCGCCCGCCAcggccgcccgcccgccgccCACGCCCACGCCCGCGCAAGATCCCGCCTTTCCCTCCCCGGACGCCGCCGCCTGGCCGCCGCCGCCCTCACGGCCGACGGCTGTGCCCGACACCCCtctgtcgccgccgccgccgccggtgccCGTGCTCCAACCTCCCGAGCAGCAGCTGCCCGCGCCGGCATTCCAGTCACCGCCGCCGCCGGTGCCCGTGCTCCCACCTCCCGAGCAGCAGCTGCCCCCGCCGGCATTCCCGTCACCACCGCCGCCGCTGGCGGAGATCGCGTCGCCACCGCCGCCGGACCAGCTGCTGCCGTCACCTCCACCACCTGCGTTGCCGTCGCCTGatgcgccgccgcccgccccagAGGCGCCCAGCCCAACGGCGTCTTGA